GGTGCTGCAATCGTTCCGCACCTGCCTGCCTGATGGGACTCCATTTTTACTTCCAATAGATGCTTTTCGAACAATAAGAAATTTAAAAGCTCTTGCTTCCGACCGTTTGCTAATCATCAACGGCGACAAAGCCTTTCATACACCTGAAGAACTCGCAGCAAACTGCGACCATCGACCTATCGTCACAGATTTCGGAGATGTCAACGTTGATGTCAACGGGTATGCGCTAAAGCTCTATACCCACTATTTAGGAGGGGAAATAGAACAGTATTCCCGTCCCCCTAAAACAGATTACCAAGATGTTTTGTTTACTCATTGGATCATTTCATTCAACAAACCGGGAACACAGTCAAAAGATCAATTCCATGCGCTTTTTGTCAACGGATTCACCCCTTTGGACTGCCACAAACTGATCAATAAAGCACTCTCCGGAGAAGACGCATTCACGGTAGACATGGTCTTGTCCTTATTTCAACTCAGCCACTTCGACCCCCAACTGCTTTATTTCTTTAAAAAATTAAATATCAAAAAATTAGCAACATCTCTGGAAGAGTCAAAATACCACGTCTTGTCAACAACGATGAAAAATGTCAAACAGCACTTGTTCTGGATCAGCCATGAAGATGACGAGCTCACCTATTTATTAGCGCAAATTTTTTATTATATACGGGAATTTGATCATTGCAAACAGCTATTGCACGATCTGATTTTTTTATCAGGCGACTCTGCACAATTTCGCTACTTTCTCGAATTAAGCTATAAAGAATCCACACTGTACTAGATCGTTTAAAAACTCTTGACTTATACAGAATAAATTTCAAAAATCAGAATTATGGACATGCAAACTCATACAAACAGGGATAAAAAGCTTTGGTTGGCAGCCCAACTTGCTGTAATTGCAGGGCTCGTATTGACTATCATCTCTATCCTTAAGTTATGTAGTGCACAGTGTGCAGAAGGCCACAATTGGCGCCTGTTCGGACTCCCCTTTGAAGCACTTGGCGGAACCTTTTTCACTCTTGCCGCCATTGGTCAATGGCTGTCGCGTAAAAATTTGACAATCAGCTACCTACAATTCCTATTCCTAGGAACTGCTGTTGGTGCGGAAATTTATTTTATCTATGTGCAAAAAGTGCACATTGGGAGCTTTTGCCCCGTCTGCCTGGGAATTGCCTTCTGCTTAGCAATTGCATTTATGATACAAGGAATTAGGGTTTATCAATCCTCTCAAGAAATTCAGGAGAAGACAATGCTGACAAAATGGAAAAGTTTAACATCAACCACAGCAATCGGTATCGGACTGCTTGTTGCGTTCTTGGGAGTTACCAAAAAAGACGCCATGCAAGCAGCCCAAAATTCGATCAAAGAGAACATCGCCTTTGGCAATCAAAACAGCAATATCGAAGTGTACCTGTTTACCGACTGGGCCTGTCCTGCCTGCCGCAAATTAGAACCAAATCTTAAGCGCATGGTTGAAAGCATCGACGGAGACGCGAAGTTTTTCTTTATTGACCACGCCATCCATCCGGAAACACTTAATTATGTCCCCTATAACCTGTCATTTATCATTAACAATAAACCAAAATACTTTGAACTGCGCGACATGCTGACCGAACTTTCGAAAACAAATAGCTCCCCTAGCGAAGACCTGATTACAAAAGAAGCCAATCAGCATGGCGTCAAATATACCGAACTCAGCTATGCAGAGATCGCGCTTGCAATCAAATATTACAAAAAACTTGGCGAGAAATTTAAAGTTAAAGGCACACCCACATTGGTGATCATTAATACGGAAACAAAAAAAGGCAAAAAGCTTTCCGGCAACAATGAAATTACCGAAGAGAATCTGGTTAAATCTATTGAAACCTTGAAATGACGACAATCGCAGACACAATCGGCAGCACCCCTTTGGTAAAGCTGCAAAAAATCGTTCCTGTTCCGCATGTGTCTATCTTGGTCAAACTTGAGTTTTTCAACCCAGGTTTCAGCATCAAAGACCGCATCGTCAATCACATCATTTCCGATGCTGAAAAGCAGGGACTTCTAAAACCTGGAGGGACGATTATAGAAAACACCTCCGGCAATACCGGCGCCGCAGTGGCCATGCTGGCTGCAATCAAAGGATACAAAGCGATCCTGACGATGCCGGCAAAAGTGAGTCAGGAAAAACAAAACAGCCTAAAAGCTTATGGCGCAAAGATTGTGGTCTGCCCCACAGAGGCAGCTCCCGATTCTCCTGAACATTATGTGAATGTAGCAAAAAAATTGGAAAAAGAAACTCCCAACAGTTTCCGTATTGATCAGTACGATAACCCAAAAAATTCCGAAGCGCATTATCTAACAACAGGCCCTGAAATCTGGAAGCAAACGCAAGGAAAAATCGACTATTTTATCGCAAGCGCCAGTACAGGCGGAACTATCTCAGGGATAGGCAGGTACTTAAAAGAGCGCAACCCCCAAATAAAAGTTGTGATGCCAGATCCCATCGGTTCCATCTACTACCCTTACTTTAAAACAGGAGCCATTCCCAAAAACGCCAATTGCAACTATCTGCTTGAAGGGATCGGTGAAGATCATCTTGCAAAAGCGCTGGATATGTCTGTAGTTGATGATGTGATCCAAGTCCCCGACAAAGGAGCTTTTTTAACCTGCCGAAAACTTGCAACTGATGAAGGCATCCTTGCAGGAGGATCGAGCGGAGCAAATGTCTGGGCTGCTCTTGAAATCGCCAGTAAACAAACCACTCCCACAACAATTGTCACAATCGCCCCGGATGCGGGAGTAAAATATCTCAGCAAAATTTTCAATGATGAATGGATGAAAGAGCACGTCTGCAATGAAATTTAAAACGCTAGCCATTCACAAAGGGTCTAAGCCAGATGCCGAAACAGGGGCTGTCATGCCGCCTGTCTACTTGACAAGTACATTTGAACAAAACACTCCAGGACAAACACGAGGCTACGACTACACAAGAGGAGGAAATCCCAATTTTACACGGCTGGAAAGCCTCTTAGCCTCATTGGAAAACGGGAAATACGCAACTGTTTTCTCTTCAGGATTAGGGGCGCTGTCGGCAATGGCAGCCATGCTAAAGTCCGGAGATCAAGTGGTCGCCTTAAATGGCCTCTATGGAGGAACCTACCGATTCTTCACACAAATCATGCAGAAGCAAGGAATCGCTTTCGAGGTGATCGACGTTAAGGACATTGATCGCGCCCTCGCTCAAAAACCCGCCTGGCTTCTATTTGAAACGCCGACAAATCCCTTACTGGACATCTATGATATCAAGCGGCTTTGCGCTCATGCAAATGCATTAGGAGTTTTAACCATCGTCGACAATACCTTTGCAACGCCCTATTTCCAAAATCCCTTGCAACTAGGCGCAAGCGTTGTTTGGCATAGTACAACAAAATACATCGGAGGCCATTCAGATGTTGTCGGAGGCGCTCTCATCACCAACAGCCAACAACTCAATGAACAGTTTTCTTTCAACCGTCTGTCAATCGGAGTCAACCCAAGCCCGTTCGATGCATGGCTGACGATGAGAGGGGTTAAAACACTTGCCCTCAGAATGGAACAACATCAAAAGAACGCGCTGGCGCTGGCCGATTTTTTATCCGGGCATCCACTGGTCAAAAAAATTTATTATCCCGGGATCGAGACCCATCCAAACCATGAAGTTGCAAAACAGCAAATGTCCGGATTCAGCGGAATCGTATCAGCAGAATTCAACCTTTCTCTTGAACAAACATTAAAACTGATCAGCCGCTTCTCCTTGTTTACACTTGCTGAAAGTCTAGGAGGAGTCGAATCATTGGTCAATCATCCGGCAACCATGACCCATGCATCAATTCCAAGGGAAAAAAGACTTAAAATGGGAATTTCGGATGGACTGATCCGTTTTTCCCTTGGAATCGAAGATGCTGAAGACCTTATTAAAGATGTCAAAACTCAATTGGAAAAATTTTCTTTGAATCCATCATGAATTCTGAACTTATCGTCGTTTCGAACAGACTCCCCTATTATCAAAATAAAAAGAAAGTATGGAAACGCGCAGCAGGAGGCTTAATCAACGCCGTTGAACCGATCGTCATTGAAAGCAAAGGTACATGGATCGGATGGGACGGGAACGATTCTAAACAATTGACTCAATATCAAGTGAATCAACTGTCTTGTGAAACACGTCAGCTGCCAGACTCTTATAAGATTAACTGCGTTCCTTTGACTAAAGAGGAAGCCAGCATCTATTACGATCACTTTTGCAATGAGACGCTCTGGGCTCTCTTCCACTATTTCTTTGAGAAATGCTCGATCAATGAAGAGTCTTGGAAGATGTACAAAATCATCAATGAACGCTTTGCTGAAATCATTAGCCAAACCGCAGCCAAAGGTGCATCCGTTTGGATCCATGACTATCACTTAATGCTGGTTCCCAGATACTTAAAACTCTTACGACCAGAACTTGATATGCACTTCTTTCTTCACACCCCTTTTCCGCACATCGATATCTATTCGATCCTTCCCTGGGGAAGAGAGATCCTTCATTCCCTTCTTCAATGTTCTTCTGTTGGTTTTCACCATGAAAGCTATTTATCCAATTTTCGAGGGGCAGCAAAACGCTTGAATGTTGAAACAAATGATTGCCAAACATTTACAAATCCGATCAGCATCGACTTTGAACTTTTTGATACTGCCAGCCGCTCACATATCGTCCAAACAAAACAAAGCGCATTCAAAGAATCAATGGGCAACATTCAGATCCTCCTTAGCATCGACCGAATCGACTATTCAAAAGGGATAAAAGAAAGGCTGCTCGCGATCGAGAGCCTTCTTAAATCCAGACCCGATTTAATTGAGAAGTTTGTCTATTACCAGCTGACGATACCAAGTAGAGAAAATGTAGGAAGCTACCAAGAGTTAAAAAAGGAGGTCGATGAACTTGTTGGAAGAATCAACGGCTCTTACGCGACAGAGAAATGGGCTCCTATTCACTACCACTATGGCACTAAATCGTTTGAACAACTTACAGCTATTTATCTAGCCTCCGATATCTGCCTTGTCACTCCTTTAAGAGATGGCATGAATCTAGTCTGCAAAGAATTCATTGCTGCTCACTCTGATGAAAAAGGAGTCTTAATTCTATCTCAATTTGCCGGAGCAATTTCTGAAATCAACGACTGCCTGGCAGCCAACCCCTACAGCATCAACAACCTTAAGCTCGCAATCGAAACAGCATTGGAAATGCCTGAGCCTGAACGTACAGATCGAATGAAAAACATGAGAAGCTCTATTTCCAAACACAACATCCATCATTGGTGGAAAATTTGTAGAAAATATTTCAAATTGTATCCAAGAATCGGAATTTTGAAATAGTTTTGGTCTACTCTCTAGCTTAAAATTAGTGTTTTATGATTTAATATTTGATCAATTTTAATGTTTTTTTGAAGAAAAGAAAGTAAAATTTTTAGGGTTAGCAATGAACCAAGGTTTTTTAGACCAAATCTCCAATCAGATCGAAGAGTTAAAGGGATCAGGACTGTACAAGGAAGAATACGAAATGACTTCTCCTCAAACATCTGCGATCACAGTAACTGGTGAAAAGAAAGTATTGAATTTCTGCGCCAATAATTATCTTGGGCTCGCAAATCATCCGGAGGTTGTGGAAGCTGCGAGGGAAGGGTTTGCTAAATGGGGCTTTGGCCTTGCTTCTGTAAGATTTATTTGCGGCACGCAAACCATTCATAAGGAGCTGGAAGCATCTATCTCAAATTTTTTAAAAACAGAGGATACCATTTTATATTCCTCTTGTTTTGATGCCAACGGAGGGCTGTTCGAAACCTTGCTTGGTCCTGAGGATGCCGTGATCAGCGATTCTTTAAACCATGCAAGCATCATTGACGGCGTACGCCTCTGCAAAGCAAAGCGATTTCGCTATAAAAATAATGACATGGCCGACTTGGAAAACAAGCTGAAAGAAGCAGAGGCCCAAGGTGTTCGCTACAAGTTAATTGCAACTGATGGTGTTTTTTCCATGGATGGGATCATTGCAAATCTAAAAGCGATCTGCGACCTCGCCGATCAATATGAGGCCCTTGTTATGGTCGATGATTGCCATGCAGCCGGCTTTATCGGAAAAAATGGACGGGGAACCCATGAACATTGCGATGTGATCGATCGAGTGGACATCATTACAGGAACTCTTGGCAAAGCATTAGGCGGAGCCTCCGGCGGCTACACCTCAGGGAAAAAAGAGATCATTGAGTGGCTTCGGCAACGTTCAAGGCCATATCTTTTCTCCAACTCTCTCTGCCCAGGAATCGTTACCGCATCTCTTAAAGTTTTCGACATCCTTTCCTCCTCCAGCCATCTCAGAGAAAAACTCAAAAAGAACAGCATTTATTTTCGAGAAAAAATGGAAGCCCTTGGATTCACACTTGTTCCAGGCGAACATCCGATCATTCCTGTTATGCTTGGCGACGCCAAATTGGCTCAAGAATTTGCTGCCCGCATGCTTGACCATGGCATTTTCGTGATTGGATTCTGCTATCCTGTTGTCCCTAAAGAGCAAGCAAGGATTAGAACACAAATGTCAGCAGCTCATTCAATGGAAGATTTGGATAAAGCAATAAAAGCATTTGAAATTGTAGGTAAAGAGCTAAACGTTATATAATAGTCAATCTACTATAATACGGTAATGTTATGAAAAGTATATTAAAAAAGAAACCTGAAGTTGGGCTATGGATGGAAGATTCCCCTTTCCCAACATGCGGTGATCACGAAGTTTTGATCAAAATCCGCAAGACATCGATCTGCGGCACAGACCTGCATATCTATCAATGGGATCAATGGGCCCAAAAAAACGTTCCGGTTCCTTTAATCGTCGGGCACGAGTTTGTCGGAGATATTGTTGAAGTCGGCAAAGCTGTCAAAGGGCTTAGTATTGGCGACAGAGTCAGCGGAGAAGGCCACATCACATGCGGCCACTGCCCGAATTGCCGTAAAGGATTGAAACATCTCTGCATCAATACACGTGGAATCGGCTATCATAAGACCGGTTGTTTTGCTGAATATTTTGCACTTCCCGCAGAAAATGTCTTTGTTCTACCAGAAAAAGTTGAAGACCGCATTGCAGCCATTTTCGATCCATTTGGAAATGCCGTCCATACAGCTTTAACCTTTAATCTAACCGGTGAAAATGTTTTGATTACAGGAGCAGGCCCTATTGGAGTGATGGCTGTTGCAATCGCTAAAAAAGCTGGGGCAAGAAATATCATCATCACCGATATCAATGACTACCGTCTCGATCTTGCAAAAAAAGTTGGCGCCGATGCTGCAGTGAATGTTTTAAACACCTCTCTGGAAGACGCGATGGCTGCTCTGGAAATCCGGCATGGATTTACCGTTTGTCTTGAAATGTCAGGAAATCCGCAAGCATTTGCCACTCTTTTACATCATGCACGCCATGGAGCTAACATTGCACTATTGGGGATACTTCCTCCAAATACCGTGATCGACTGGGATTTGGTGATCTTTAAGATGTTAACGATCAAAGGGATTTACGGAAGAGAAATCTTTAAAACGTGGTTTCAAATGGTTGATCTTGTTGCTAGCGGACTTGATTTAGCTCCAATCATCACTCACGAATTTGATGTCGATGACTTTGAAAAAGGTTTTGAAGCGATGCAGTCTGGCAACTGTGGAAAAGTGATTTTAAATTGGTAGAAGGGAAGGGATAGTCATCCCTTCCTCCAAAAGAACTCTAGGCAATCAAGTTGGCGATAGGGCGCGCAAAAATTGTTCCACGAACAATTTTCTCATGAGGTTTGATTGATTGTGCGAAATCTGAAGCCTCACTTAAGAGTCTGCCGCCAACATTGCGATCAGCAATATGTTGGACATTATCGAGCATCCGATAACAATCAAACAGAGCAAGCGCTGTCAACCCCATTACAAACAAGCCTACTGGGCCACTGAAAAGGGCGCTTGCGACAGTTGCTACAATTAAAGCAACAGTTGCCACTTTGCCCCATTGGCAAGCTGTGCTCAAATTTCCTGCATTCTTAAAGTTAGAATTTCCTGTATAAGCAGCTTTAAAGTCTGCTGCTAAATCATTAATAATTGCCATTAATAACTCCAAATGTTTATTTAAAAATCCTAAATAAATAGATATTCTAATAAAAATAAAATATTTTAGCAATTTAAAAAAAATATTCCAACAATATGACTATATCGATTGATAGATGCCGA
This genomic window from Waddlia chondrophila WSU 86-1044 contains:
- a CDS encoding thioredoxin domain-containing protein; this encodes MDMQTHTNRDKKLWLAAQLAVIAGLVLTIISILKLCSAQCAEGHNWRLFGLPFEALGGTFFTLAAIGQWLSRKNLTISYLQFLFLGTAVGAEIYFIYVQKVHIGSFCPVCLGIAFCLAIAFMIQGIRVYQSSQEIQEKTMLTKWKSLTSTTAIGIGLLVAFLGVTKKDAMQAAQNSIKENIAFGNQNSNIEVYLFTDWACPACRKLEPNLKRMVESIDGDAKFFFIDHAIHPETLNYVPYNLSFIINNKPKYFELRDMLTELSKTNSSPSEDLITKEANQHGVKYTELSYAEIALAIKYYKKLGEKFKVKGTPTLVIINTETKKGKKLSGNNEITEENLVKSIETLK
- a CDS encoding PLP-dependent cysteine synthase family protein codes for the protein MTTIADTIGSTPLVKLQKIVPVPHVSILVKLEFFNPGFSIKDRIVNHIISDAEKQGLLKPGGTIIENTSGNTGAAVAMLAAIKGYKAILTMPAKVSQEKQNSLKAYGAKIVVCPTEAAPDSPEHYVNVAKKLEKETPNSFRIDQYDNPKNSEAHYLTTGPEIWKQTQGKIDYFIASASTGGTISGIGRYLKERNPQIKVVMPDPIGSIYYPYFKTGAIPKNANCNYLLEGIGEDHLAKALDMSVVDDVIQVPDKGAFLTCRKLATDEGILAGGSSGANVWAALEIASKQTTPTTIVTIAPDAGVKYLSKIFNDEWMKEHVCNEI
- a CDS encoding glycine C-acetyltransferase; translated protein: MNQGFLDQISNQIEELKGSGLYKEEYEMTSPQTSAITVTGEKKVLNFCANNYLGLANHPEVVEAAREGFAKWGFGLASVRFICGTQTIHKELEASISNFLKTEDTILYSSCFDANGGLFETLLGPEDAVISDSLNHASIIDGVRLCKAKRFRYKNNDMADLENKLKEAEAQGVRYKLIATDGVFSMDGIIANLKAICDLADQYEALVMVDDCHAAGFIGKNGRGTHEHCDVIDRVDIITGTLGKALGGASGGYTSGKKEIIEWLRQRSRPYLFSNSLCPGIVTASLKVFDILSSSSHLREKLKKNSIYFREKMEALGFTLVPGEHPIIPVMLGDAKLAQEFAARMLDHGIFVIGFCYPVVPKEQARIRTQMSAAHSMEDLDKAIKAFEIVGKELNVI
- a CDS encoding trans-sulfuration enzyme family protein is translated as MKFKTLAIHKGSKPDAETGAVMPPVYLTSTFEQNTPGQTRGYDYTRGGNPNFTRLESLLASLENGKYATVFSSGLGALSAMAAMLKSGDQVVALNGLYGGTYRFFTQIMQKQGIAFEVIDVKDIDRALAQKPAWLLFETPTNPLLDIYDIKRLCAHANALGVLTIVDNTFATPYFQNPLQLGASVVWHSTTKYIGGHSDVVGGALITNSQQLNEQFSFNRLSIGVNPSPFDAWLTMRGVKTLALRMEQHQKNALALADFLSGHPLVKKIYYPGIETHPNHEVAKQQMSGFSGIVSAEFNLSLEQTLKLISRFSLFTLAESLGGVESLVNHPATMTHASIPREKRLKMGISDGLIRFSLGIEDAEDLIKDVKTQLEKFSLNPS
- a CDS encoding alpha,alpha-trehalose-phosphate synthase (UDP-forming), coding for MNSELIVVSNRLPYYQNKKKVWKRAAGGLINAVEPIVIESKGTWIGWDGNDSKQLTQYQVNQLSCETRQLPDSYKINCVPLTKEEASIYYDHFCNETLWALFHYFFEKCSINEESWKMYKIINERFAEIISQTAAKGASVWIHDYHLMLVPRYLKLLRPELDMHFFLHTPFPHIDIYSILPWGREILHSLLQCSSVGFHHESYLSNFRGAAKRLNVETNDCQTFTNPISIDFELFDTASRSHIVQTKQSAFKESMGNIQILLSIDRIDYSKGIKERLLAIESLLKSRPDLIEKFVYYQLTIPSRENVGSYQELKKEVDELVGRINGSYATEKWAPIHYHYGTKSFEQLTAIYLASDICLVTPLRDGMNLVCKEFIAAHSDEKGVLILSQFAGAISEINDCLAANPYSINNLKLAIETALEMPEPERTDRMKNMRSSISKHNIHHWWKICRKYFKLYPRIGILK
- the tdh gene encoding L-threonine 3-dehydrogenase, encoding MKSILKKKPEVGLWMEDSPFPTCGDHEVLIKIRKTSICGTDLHIYQWDQWAQKNVPVPLIVGHEFVGDIVEVGKAVKGLSIGDRVSGEGHITCGHCPNCRKGLKHLCINTRGIGYHKTGCFAEYFALPAENVFVLPEKVEDRIAAIFDPFGNAVHTALTFNLTGENVLITGAGPIGVMAVAIAKKAGARNIIITDINDYRLDLAKKVGADAAVNVLNTSLEDAMAALEIRHGFTVCLEMSGNPQAFATLLHHARHGANIALLGILPPNTVIDWDLVIFKMLTIKGIYGREIFKTWFQMVDLVASGLDLAPIITHEFDVDDFEKGFEAMQSGNCGKVILNW